From one Molothrus aeneus isolate 106 chromosome 19, BPBGC_Maene_1.0, whole genome shotgun sequence genomic stretch:
- the LOC136564871 gene encoding uncharacterized protein codes for MPSSPVGPGGHRHRAALGCVGKHRRIRTHGFTARVTAPQGSGASGTRDTGPRLRAAGAGRERAAPDRGHGERHGGTARHGTPATGHRQRDTGNGTPATGRHGTEHRERDTGNGTPATGHRQRDGTARNTGNGTPATGHRQRDTGNGAGHTGNGDGTPGTGHRQRDTGNGTPATGHREWGWAHRERGRHTRNGTPATGHRQQDTGNGTARQGTPATEHRQRDIGNGTPATGRHGTEHRERDTGNGTPATGHPERDGTPGMGHWERDSTPGMGEHTGNGTPGTGTAHRSRAGHTGAGPGTPSGPSPAPPGTPPDPSRLCPGRPEHGTDAGPAPMGAR; via the coding sequence ATGCCGAGCAGCCCTGTTGGGCCGGGCGGTCACCGGCACAGAGCAGCGCTTGGATGCGTGGGGAAACACCGGCGGATCCGCACCCACGGCTTTACAGCGAGGGTAACCGCGCCCCAGGGCTCCGGTGCCTCGGGGACACGGGACACGGGCCCGCGGCTCCGTGCGGCCGGCGCTGGACGGGAGAGGGCAGCACCCGACCGGGGACACGGCGAGCGGCACGGCGGGACGGCACGGCACGGAACACCGGCAACGGGACACCGGCAACGGGACACCGGCAACGGGACACCGGCAACGGGACGGCACGGCACGGAACACCGCGAACGGGACACCGGCAACGGGACACCGGCAACGGGACACCGGCAACGGGACGGCACGGCACGGAACACCGGCAACGGGACACCGGCAACGGGACACCGGCAACGGGACACCGGGAATGGGGCTGGGCACACCGGGAACGGGGACGGCACACCAGGAACGGGACACCGGCAACGGGACACCGGCAACGGGACACCGGCAACGGGACACCGGGAATGGGGCTGGGCACACCGGGAACGGGGACGGCACACCAGGAACGGGACACCGGCAACGGGACACCGGCAACAGGACACCGGCAACGGGACGGCACGGCAGGGAACACCGGCAACGGAACACCGGCAACGGGACATCGGCAACGGGACACCGGCAACGGGACGGCACGGCACGGAACACCGGGAACGGGACACCGGCAACGGGACACCGGCAACGGGACACCCGGAACGGGACGGCACACCGGGAATGGGACACTGGGAACGGGATAGCACACCGGGAATGGGAGAGCATACAGGGAACGGCACACCGGGAACGGGGACGGCACACCGGAGCAGGGCCGGGCACACCGGAGCAGGGCCGGGCACACCCAGcggccccagcccagcccctcccgggACACCGCCGGATCCCAGCCGGCTCTGCCCAGGCCGCCCCGAGCACGGCACCGATGCGGGCCCGGCACCGATGGGGGCCCGATAG